The segment TTCTGCCGTTGGCTCGGGAAAGCCTGAGCAAGGGCGATGAACTCCACGGCCGGGTCGGCGTCGGCTCCGCGATGCTGGGCCAGTCGCTGGGCGCGCTCTCTCTGCCATCTGCAGTTCAGGAGTACGTGAGCGGCAATCCCCAGGGGTTTCTGAACCTGTGGATGGCTGCATGCCGATGCATGGTCGGCGCGGCAATGGATGGCAAGGCCAATATGCTGGTGATCGCCGCCGGCGGCAACGGCATCGAATTCGGTATCAAGCTCGGCAAGGCGCCAGATACCTGGTTGACGGCGCCGGCAGGTGAAGTGGTCGGCCCGGCACTCCGCCCCGCTCTGGCTGCCTGCAAGCGGTTACCGGCAATCGGCGACAGTGCCTTGATCGATGCGGTGGGCCTGGGTGCTCTGGCTCTGGATGCCGCTCCGGAGCAGGCCGCATTACTCGCTGATCCCGGCCTGCTCCAGTCCATGGAACGGGTAAGGGAGCAGGCGCTGGTCGCCATGCATCCCGGTCTGCAGCGAATGGTGGGCATGAATGCCTCTGCCGTCGCTGGGGATTGCCTGCCGGGCGTCTGTCTGGCGGCGCTGGATGCGGACGGGGCGCTCGGCATCGTCGGTCGAGGCGTCGCCAGGCATCCGCTCTCCCTCTACACCTGAAAGGCCCTCCAGGTCTGCCCCAAAGGACGAGAAATCCGCACTTACTTGGTGCACTAATTAGTGTACTAAGTAAAATCTGGTGCATATTTTATTGCTCCTGCCTATCCATGTCATTGATGAACCGTATGTTTCATGTTTGGCCCCGCCCTTGCATCAGTGCTCCATGCAGTTACCAAGAACAAGCCGTGCCATCTCCGCGAGACGGGTTTGTTGCGGGGCGGCGGTA is part of the Natronocella acetinitrilica genome and harbors:
- a CDS encoding oxamate carbamoyltransferase subunit AllG family protein, which translates into the protein MSIKRPAEESVDEATRGAALRMAASRPVWERSGTAEEFLNLPADVFLHAGPPLSGPDAIPLPMLHGACAALLFEGRADSYASAREQILSGAVSLRPAQDVGLVTPLAAVVSRSMWLHRVIDANGSNGVGYAPISDGTGPAQRFGLFDLEVVERLRFVHEQVAPALEAVWAKPVDILPLARESLSKGDELHGRVGVGSAMLGQSLGALSLPSAVQEYVSGNPQGFLNLWMAACRCMVGAAMDGKANMLVIAAGGNGIEFGIKLGKAPDTWLTAPAGEVVGPALRPALAACKRLPAIGDSALIDAVGLGALALDAAPEQAALLADPGLLQSMERVREQALVAMHPGLQRMVGMNASAVAGDCLPGVCLAALDADGALGIVGRGVARHPLSLYT